Proteins encoded within one genomic window of Schaalia sp. HMT-172:
- a CDS encoding IS256 family transposase has translation MMNDDDVVVARASGRETVEELRRSGALDALFERLDAGEVEMTGSEGLLPALLKEALERGLAAELTEHLGYEKGQASGQARSNTRNGTTKKTVMSEVGAFEIEVPRDRAGSFTPRLVRKGQRRLDGLDSMIISLYAGGMTVRDIRHHLASTLGVEVSAGTISTITDAVCEAVLEWQHRPLEAFYPVIYLDAIRIKVRCDHRVENRAAHLAVGVDMEGVKHVLGIWVQADEGASFWAHVCAELANRGLRDVLIVCCDGLTGLPEAIEATWPQSMVQTCVVHLIRASMRFVSYKDRKSVAAALKAVYSAPNEETARGALEDFAASDLGARYPQTVATWQRAWQRFTPFLAFPPMLRRVVYTTNAIESLNYQLRKITKNRGHFPSEEAAVKLLWLAICNIEDKRAAQRLTDAGKPPNKRTGHTRLIEGHTTTNWKQALAQLTTAYPDRITPYL, from the coding sequence ATGATGAATGATGATGATGTTGTTGTGGCTCGCGCTAGTGGGCGTGAGACGGTGGAGGAGCTTCGTCGCTCGGGGGCGTTGGATGCGTTGTTTGAGCGTCTTGATGCTGGCGAGGTCGAGATGACGGGTAGCGAGGGCTTGTTGCCGGCGTTGCTTAAGGAGGCGTTGGAGCGCGGGTTGGCCGCGGAGCTGACCGAGCACTTGGGGTATGAGAAGGGCCAGGCCAGTGGGCAGGCGCGCTCGAACACGAGGAACGGCACGACGAAGAAGACCGTGATGTCGGAGGTGGGAGCCTTCGAGATCGAGGTTCCCCGGGACCGGGCGGGCTCGTTCACCCCGCGCCTGGTGCGTAAAGGACAGCGGCGCCTTGATGGTTTGGATTCGATGATTATCAGCTTGTATGCCGGGGGGATGACGGTACGCGATATCCGCCATCACCTGGCCTCCACCCTGGGCGTGGAGGTCAGCGCTGGGACGATTTCTACGATCACTGACGCGGTGTGCGAGGCCGTCTTGGAGTGGCAGCACCGCCCCTTAGAAGCGTTCTACCCGGTGATCTACCTGGATGCGATCCGCATCAAAGTCCGATGCGATCACAGGGTGGAGAACCGGGCCGCTCACCTGGCGGTCGGAGTGGACATGGAGGGGGTCAAGCATGTGCTGGGCATCTGGGTCCAAGCCGATGAAGGCGCCTCCTTTTGGGCCCACGTGTGCGCCGAGCTGGCCAACCGAGGCCTACGCGATGTCCTGATCGTGTGCTGCGACGGACTTACTGGCCTGCCTGAAGCCATCGAAGCGACCTGGCCCCAGTCCATGGTCCAAACCTGCGTCGTTCACTTAATCCGCGCCTCCATGCGTTTCGTGTCCTACAAGGACCGCAAGAGCGTCGCCGCGGCTCTCAAGGCCGTGTACAGCGCGCCCAACGAGGAAACCGCCCGAGGGGCGCTGGAGGACTTCGCGGCCAGCGACCTGGGAGCGCGCTACCCCCAAACGGTTGCGACCTGGCAGCGCGCCTGGCAGCGCTTCACGCCGTTCTTGGCGTTCCCGCCCATGCTGCGCCGCGTCGTGTACACCACCAACGCTATCGAGTCCTTGAACTACCAGCTGCGCAAAATCACCAAGAACCGCGGGCATTTCCCCAGCGAAGAAGCCGCCGTCAAACTCTTGTGGCTCGCCATCTGCAACATCGAAGACAAAAGAGCCGCCCAGCGCCTCACAGACGCTGGCAAACCCCCCAACAAACGAACAGGACACACCCGCCTCATCGAAGGACACACCACCACCAACTGGAAACAAGCCCTCGCCCAACTCACCACCGCCTACCCCGACCGAATCACCCCCTACCTCTAA
- a CDS encoding glycoside hydrolase family 66 protein, which translates to MTETRHPLTIPAALVLGTAIAATALPLPSSTPATASGTAHVTRAYTDKSTHTPGTQATITAEASGDGTVHFSVSHLGVEVASGDATVENGKATWPYTTPGDNNQGYLVTATGADGTHAETALDVSSSWTRFPRMGYLSHFKPTAPAAADGNTTYESFLFHQPQDYINKLSQDYHINALQYYDWQYRHEQPVATGDLENQWPLWYANTYASKKTISDYVTDAKNANIGSLAYSMAYAANDGYDTNAIKDEWILRNDDGSYWRRGLGNQWWVSTPEGTPKPENHMTMMNVNAQGWRDYITDQYVAQKDAFGFDGTHIDTLGQTMKKDAAGNSVDLTDGLTALVNDTAAKTGTATGINLPDGAGTDKIGPSSASYVYTELWDHNETNQQVATYLQGARNAAGNKPQIVAAYANNYDPTQSGHPAVPTQDGPRIEAESDQASVSGGVHILSGDDSASGGAYAGDFYQGGDAVTFTVDAGQGGTFTFTTRYARQDDDPNYHQMILDMGTPNQKLIKYVHFNTTGSYYTWTDDMTETVELTPGVHTISFWVPTDRTYTPVNIDCITFREFNTDSVKLADAAFAANGAHHLELGDYGRMLDNEFFVNSGRSMSTDLQAWMKNYYNISTAYENLLYGDNLTRKERQVDVTTNGVGLPTSTDGAANTIWANTMTSDAGTALHLINLRTDDQDGNDQYWRNAAKRILPFDNTSVTYHLEEGEAVPASVFAVSPDDDGGRPTPLDFTTGTDEQGRTTITFNVGRLSSWDMVVFSPTANAARSHAATTTSEAVTGQVRNDLGQCLTSKDPKGEDGTPVLNANCAGDSDAQTVTYEDGHLRIGDRCVDVVGGFTEEGTVAHMWTCYPTLESQMWDRNDSGQLVNRASGLCLTIPGDTTQEGTQAVISQCSSSWPSQRWSLPSPAGK; encoded by the coding sequence GTGACGGAGACACGACATCCTCTGACCATTCCCGCCGCTCTCGTGCTCGGCACGGCCATCGCGGCGACGGCGCTACCGCTGCCGAGCTCAACCCCGGCCACCGCCTCGGGCACGGCGCACGTCACCCGCGCCTACACGGACAAATCCACCCACACGCCTGGCACTCAGGCGACCATCACGGCCGAGGCGAGCGGAGACGGCACCGTCCACTTCTCCGTCAGCCACCTCGGAGTCGAGGTCGCCTCGGGCGACGCAACCGTCGAGAACGGCAAGGCCACCTGGCCCTACACGACGCCGGGCGACAACAACCAGGGATACCTGGTGACCGCGACCGGCGCGGACGGCACGCACGCCGAAACCGCCCTGGACGTCTCCTCCAGCTGGACGCGCTTCCCGCGCATGGGCTACCTCTCCCATTTCAAGCCCACCGCACCGGCGGCCGCGGATGGGAATACCACCTACGAGTCCTTCCTCTTCCATCAGCCCCAGGACTACATCAACAAGCTCAGCCAGGACTACCACATCAACGCGCTGCAGTACTACGACTGGCAGTATCGCCACGAGCAGCCCGTCGCCACCGGCGACCTCGAGAACCAGTGGCCCCTGTGGTACGCCAACACCTACGCATCGAAGAAGACAATCTCCGACTACGTCACCGACGCCAAGAACGCCAACATCGGCTCGCTCGCCTACTCCATGGCGTACGCGGCCAACGATGGCTACGACACGAACGCCATCAAGGACGAGTGGATCCTGCGCAACGACGACGGCTCCTACTGGCGCCGAGGCCTCGGCAACCAATGGTGGGTCAGCACCCCCGAGGGGACGCCCAAGCCCGAGAACCACATGACTATGATGAACGTCAACGCCCAGGGGTGGCGCGACTACATCACGGACCAGTACGTGGCCCAAAAGGACGCCTTCGGGTTTGACGGAACGCACATCGACACGCTCGGCCAGACCATGAAGAAGGACGCGGCGGGTAACTCGGTGGACCTGACCGACGGCCTGACGGCCCTCGTCAACGACACGGCCGCGAAGACCGGCACGGCGACCGGCATCAACCTGCCCGACGGCGCTGGCACCGACAAGATCGGCCCGTCCTCGGCCTCGTACGTCTACACCGAACTGTGGGATCACAACGAAACAAACCAGCAGGTCGCCACCTACCTGCAGGGCGCGCGCAACGCGGCCGGCAACAAGCCACAGATCGTGGCCGCCTACGCGAACAACTACGACCCGACTCAGTCCGGGCACCCGGCGGTCCCCACGCAGGACGGCCCCCGCATTGAGGCCGAGTCCGATCAGGCGAGCGTGAGCGGCGGCGTCCACATCCTCTCCGGCGACGACTCCGCGTCGGGCGGCGCCTACGCGGGCGACTTCTACCAGGGCGGCGACGCCGTCACCTTCACGGTGGACGCCGGCCAGGGCGGCACGTTCACGTTCACGACGCGCTACGCCAGGCAAGACGATGACCCCAACTACCACCAGATGATCCTCGACATGGGCACGCCCAATCAGAAGCTCATCAAGTACGTGCACTTCAACACGACGGGTAGCTACTACACGTGGACCGATGACATGACCGAGACCGTCGAGCTCACGCCCGGCGTCCACACGATCTCCTTCTGGGTCCCCACCGATAGGACGTACACACCCGTCAACATCGACTGCATCACCTTCCGAGAGTTCAACACGGACTCCGTCAAGCTCGCGGACGCGGCGTTCGCGGCCAACGGAGCGCACCACCTGGAGCTCGGCGACTACGGGCGTATGCTCGACAACGAGTTCTTCGTCAACTCTGGGCGCTCTATGTCCACGGACCTGCAGGCGTGGATGAAGAACTACTACAACATCTCCACTGCCTACGAGAACCTGCTCTACGGCGACAACCTGACGCGCAAGGAACGCCAGGTCGACGTCACGACTAACGGCGTGGGCTTGCCGACCTCGACGGACGGGGCGGCGAACACGATCTGGGCGAACACCATGACGTCCGACGCGGGCACGGCCCTGCACCTGATCAACCTGCGCACCGACGACCAGGACGGCAACGACCAGTACTGGCGTAACGCAGCCAAGCGGATCCTCCCCTTCGATAACACGTCCGTCACCTACCACCTGGAGGAGGGCGAGGCCGTCCCCGCGTCCGTCTTCGCCGTCAGCCCGGACGACGACGGTGGCCGCCCGACCCCGCTCGACTTCACGACCGGCACGGATGAGCAGGGACGCACGACGATCACGTTCAACGTGGGTCGCCTCTCCTCGTGGGACATGGTGGTCTTCTCTCCCACCGCGAACGCGGCTCGGTCCCACGCCGCGACCACGACGAGCGAGGCCGTCACCGGCCAGGTGCGTAACGACCTCGGCCAGTGCCTGACGTCGAAGGACCCGAAGGGCGAGGACGGCACCCCCGTGTTGAACGCCAACTGCGCGGGGGACTCCGACGCGCAGACCGTCACGTACGAGGATGGTCACCTGCGCATCGGTGATCGTTGCGTCGACGTGGTGGGCGGCTTCACCGAGGAGGGCACGGTCGCGCACATGTGGACGTGCTACCCGACGCTTGAGTCCCAGATGTGGGATCGCAACGATTCCGGCCAGCTCGTCAACCGCGCGTCCGGCCTGTGCCTGACGATCCCGGGTGATACGACGCAGGAGGGCACGCAGGCGGTCATCTCGCAGTGCTCGTCCTCTTGGCCGTCGCAGCGCTGGAGCCTCCCCTCGCCGGCAGGCAAGTAG